The following nucleotide sequence is from Pseudomonas sp. S09G 359.
GTTGGGAGTGTGCCGTTTGAAGAAAACCCAGCAGCAGCTGGTTGACCAGGCGCGGCGATTCTACCGGCATCATATGCCGTTGCTCGGGCAAAACCGCCACGGTTGCGCCAGGAATGCGATCGGCAAGCTGCCGGGCCATCTGCGGCGTGGAGCCGGGGTCCAGTTCGCCGGTAGCCACCAGGGTCGGCGCCTGGATGCTGCCGAGGTCGTCGGCACGGTACATGTCCTGGGTGGCAAACAGCTCATAAGTGGTGAGGTAGCCCTGGGGATCGTTGCCCGCCAGGGTTTCACGCAAGGCGGCGATCTGCGCCGGGTTGGCCGCCTGGTATTCGCGGCTGAACCAGCGCGACAGCGCCGCTTCGGCGTTGGCATCCGGGCCGTGTTCGGCGGCCTGGGCGGTGCGGGCGATCACGCCTTCACGCTGCTCGGGGCTGCGGTTGAACACACTGTTGAGCACCACCAGGCTTTGCAAGCGCTCGGGGTAATGCAGGGCAAACGCCCGCGCTACCAGGCCGCCCATGGAAAAACCGATCACCGTGGCCTTGGGCAGTTGCAGGTGGTCGAGCAGTTCCAGCAACTGGTCGGCATAGCCCAGCAGCGGCGTGCCGGCGGCCGGGCGCGGGCTGGCGCCGTGGCCGAGCATGTCGTAGCTGATCACGCGGTAATTCGTGGCCAGGCCTACGACCTGGCCGCCCCACATTTCTTTATTCAGGCCCACGCCGTGGATCAAAACCACAGGCTGGCCTTGGCCGGTCGCCAGGTAACTGGTGCCAGCCGGGGTGTGTTCAGCGGTGAGCCGAATCATGGAGCGCTCCTGCATGCTTTTTTGTTGTGGTGGCCGGTGGTGCTTACTGGGCTTTTTCGGCCGCCAGCTCTTCCAGGTCGATGTAGCGGTTGCCGATGCGCGGGTGCAGGCGGCCGCCGTCGGCGCAACCCAGCACCACGACGATTTCGTCGGCGCGCGGTGAATCTTCGATCTGCATTTCCAGGGTGACGTAGTGCGAACGCAGGCCTTCGTCGTCCTTGTGCATCATCGGGATCTGGATCGAGGTACCCGGCCCGCCACGTTTGTTGGTAAAGCTCAGGTAGCTCTTGGCCTTGACCGCTTCACGGTAGTGGTTGCCGAAACGCAGGGTATGGATGATCGCGCTGGCGTGTTCGATCTCGCCATCGGCGCCGACCACAGCGGCCTTGCCATAGGCTTCGATGTTCTCGGCGCCGCCGATGATGGCCACCAGGCGCTCGACCATCAGCGCACCGAGGTCGGAGCAATTGGCGCGGATCTCAGGCTTGAGGTCTTCGACGAAACCGCGACCCAGCCAAGGGTTTTTCAGTACCACGGCGAGGCCGACCATTTTTACCGGGGTGTCGGAGGCCTTGCCGCCTTCGATGAAGGTTTCTTCTACGTAGCTGACGATCTTGCGGATTTCGAAACTCATGAGCTGCTCCTCTGGGGTGAGTGTGTCTTCGGTATGATGGTATACCATAATATCGTAAGCACAAGTCCCGTTGGGGAGATTCTTGCGTGGCCGGATCAGTCGCTCATCAGTGTGGCGTCGTCGACCTTGTCCAGGTGCTTGAAGCGTTCGATCAGAAAGTCGATCAGGCTGCGCACGCGTGCCGACAGGTGCAG
It contains:
- a CDS encoding amino acid synthesis family protein, whose product is MSFEIRKIVSYVEETFIEGGKASDTPVKMVGLAVVLKNPWLGRGFVEDLKPEIRANCSDLGALMVERLVAIIGGAENIEAYGKAAVVGADGEIEHASAIIHTLRFGNHYREAVKAKSYLSFTNKRGGPGTSIQIPMMHKDDEGLRSHYVTLEMQIEDSPRADEIVVVLGCADGGRLHPRIGNRYIDLEELAAEKAQ
- a CDS encoding alpha/beta fold hydrolase; its protein translation is MIRLTAEHTPAGTSYLATGQGQPVVLIHGVGLNKEMWGGQVVGLATNYRVISYDMLGHGASPRPAAGTPLLGYADQLLELLDHLQLPKATVIGFSMGGLVARAFALHYPERLQSLVVLNSVFNRSPEQREGVIARTAQAAEHGPDANAEAALSRWFSREYQAANPAQIAALRETLAGNDPQGYLTTYELFATQDMYRADDLGSIQAPTLVATGELDPGSTPQMARQLADRIPGATVAVLPEQRHMMPVESPRLVNQLLLGFLQTAHSQQHPIKGIVA